One Streptococcus gallolyticus subsp. gallolyticus DSM 16831 DNA window includes the following coding sequences:
- a CDS encoding biotin transporter BioY — protein sequence MKTKKVVLMSIMLALLIISSKLIIPLPLLDFISIQIIIVYMLYPILGKYHSFLTLFIYLLLGIFGLPVFASGGGILYILRPSFGYLLAFLILPFIQDEVEKLLGKKVVTFTNMFIQNLICLLFIYLFGLTYKTVILLVFYGKFEVFHDILFFSSLVDFLVDSGLTVIITLMMIKLRNYHFNN from the coding sequence ATGAAAACAAAAAAAGTTGTTTTGATGTCAATTATGCTTGCTTTACTAATAATTAGTTCAAAGCTAATTATTCCATTGCCGTTGTTAGATTTTATTTCAATACAGATAATTATTGTGTATATGCTATATCCTATTTTGGGAAAATACCATAGTTTCTTAACTCTTTTTATTTATCTTTTGTTAGGAATATTCGGCTTACCTGTTTTTGCATCGGGTGGTGGTATATTATATATTTTGAGACCAAGTTTTGGATATTTACTTGCCTTTTTGATATTACCATTTATTCAAGATGAGGTAGAGAAACTATTAGGAAAGAAAGTAGTAACCTTTACTAATATGTTTATACAGAATTTGATATGTTTGCTATTTATTTACTTATTCGGCTTAACATACAAAACAGTTATCCTTTTAGTATTTTATGGAAAATTTGAAGTCTTTCACGATATACTATTTTTTAGTTCACTTGTTGATTTTTTAGTAGATTCAGGTCTGACTGTTATTATAACTTTAATGATGATAAAACTAAGAAACTATCATTTTAATAATTGA
- a CDS encoding DUF1129 domain-containing protein, which produces MDLTNLTKKNQEFIHIATNQLIQDGKSDDEIKAILEEVLPTIVENQKKGLTARALFGAPTVWAASFTEKASDKKAEQTAKNDNPWLMWLDTSLLFIGVVALLNAVIGFFNSTTTSSGLLSLLALGFGGGAAMYATYHFIYRHSGKPKSERPGWAKTILVLVLAMLGWVLLYTATAFLPAAINPQLPAIVMLIIGAAALLGRYFLQKKYNILNAMTPQQ; this is translated from the coding sequence ATGGATTTAACTAATCTTACTAAAAAGAATCAAGAATTTATTCACATTGCTACTAATCAATTGATTCAAGATGGCAAATCTGATGATGAAATCAAAGCGATTTTAGAAGAAGTTTTACCAACAATCGTTGAAAATCAGAAAAAAGGTTTGACTGCGCGCGCTCTTTTCGGCGCACCTACCGTTTGGGCTGCTTCATTTACTGAAAAAGCTTCAGACAAGAAAGCTGAGCAAACTGCCAAAAATGATAATCCTTGGTTAATGTGGCTTGATACATCACTTCTTTTCATTGGTGTTGTTGCCCTTCTTAATGCTGTCATTGGTTTCTTCAATTCAACGACAACAAGTTCTGGCTTGCTTTCATTGCTTGCCCTTGGTTTTGGTGGTGGTGCTGCTATGTATGCCACTTATCACTTCATCTATCGCCATTCTGGTAAACCAAAAAGCGAACGTCCAGGTTGGGCTAAAACTATCCTGGTGCTCGTTTTAGCAATGCTTGGTTGGGTTCTCCTTTACACTGCAACAGCATTCTTGCCAGCAGCTATCAACCCACAATTACCAGCTATCGTTATGCTAATCATTGGTGCAGCTGCGCTTCTTGGACGTTATTTCCTTCAAAAGAAATATAATATCCTTAATGCCATGACACCGCAACAATAA
- a CDS encoding M24 family metallopeptidase — protein MLARVERFEAKLNQSEVDAFLVTGQNNIYYLTGFWGTSATVFISKSRRLFVTDARYTLIAKQSVQGFDIIESRDALQEIVKVIQADNLKKIGFDSQVSFAYYQTLQGVFAGYDLVAMTNFMEELRMIKDASEIATIRKACSISDRAFTDVLDFIKAGQTTELQVANFLDFRMREYGASGVSFETIAASGYRSAMPHGVASEKVIQSGETLTLDFGCYYDHYVSDMTRTIHIGETTDEEREIYDVVLRANQAVIDSVKAGMTRRDYDKLARDVIAKAGYAEQFTHGIGHGIGLDIHEIPFFGNSDELVEVGMTITDEPGIYLDNKYGVRIEDDLVVTENGCEVLTLAPKELIVL, from the coding sequence ATGCTAGCGAGAGTTGAGCGATTTGAGGCTAAGTTGAATCAATCAGAGGTTGATGCGTTTTTGGTGACTGGTCAAAATAATATTTATTATTTGACAGGGTTCTGGGGAACGTCAGCGACTGTTTTTATTTCTAAAAGTCGTCGGTTGTTTGTGACGGATGCTCGTTATACCTTGATTGCTAAACAGTCTGTTCAAGGATTTGACATCATTGAAAGTAGAGATGCTCTCCAAGAAATTGTTAAGGTAATTCAGGCGGATAATCTAAAAAAAATTGGTTTTGACAGCCAAGTATCTTTTGCTTATTATCAGACTTTGCAGGGTGTGTTTGCAGGTTATGATTTGGTAGCTATGACGAATTTTATGGAAGAATTGCGCATGATTAAAGATGCTTCTGAAATTGCGACGATTCGTAAGGCTTGTTCGATTTCTGACCGCGCATTTACGGATGTGCTTGATTTTATCAAAGCTGGTCAGACGACTGAACTGCAAGTGGCTAATTTTCTTGATTTTCGTATGCGAGAATATGGCGCCTCTGGTGTGTCTTTTGAAACCATTGCAGCTTCTGGTTACCGCTCTGCCATGCCTCACGGCGTAGCCAGTGAGAAAGTCATCCAATCTGGTGAAACGTTGACGCTTGATTTTGGTTGCTACTACGACCATTATGTCAGCGATATGACACGTACCATTCATATCGGTGAGACGACTGATGAAGAGCGTGAAATTTATGACGTGGTTTTACGTGCTAATCAAGCGGTGATTGATTCGGTCAAAGCAGGAATGACACGCCGTGATTACGATAAATTGGCGCGTGATGTGATTGCAAAAGCGGGATATGCTGAGCAATTCACGCACGGCATTGGACACGGCATTGGGCTTGATATTCATGAAATTCCGTTCTTTGGCAACTCAGATGAGTTGGTTGAAGTTGGTATGACTATTACGGATGAACCAGGAATTTACCTTGATAACAAATATGGTGTCCGTATCGAAGATGATTTGGTTGTGACAGAAAATGGCTGCGAAGTCTTAACCTTAGCACCAAAAGAATTGATTGTGTTGTAG
- a CDS encoding superinfection immunity protein, which translates to MLNVFMFLFMWLCEQGLIGLYFILGTGSLPTFGYIEPIYIVLYILATSAMTALYILPALICKTSVKIIIFILCFFTSFTGLGWILLMVWAVSSNNSQRRREHEEELLDILRDRY; encoded by the coding sequence ATGCTTAATGTTTTTATGTTTTTATTTATGTGGTTATGTGAACAGGGACTTATAGGACTATATTTTATCTTGGGGACGGGCTCGTTACCAACATTTGGTTACATTGAACCAATTTATATTGTACTATACATTCTGGCGACCTCTGCGATGACAGCATTGTATATTTTGCCAGCGCTTATTTGTAAAACGAGTGTGAAGATTATTATCTTTATTTTATGTTTCTTTACTAGTTTTACAGGACTAGGTTGGATATTACTCATGGTTTGGGCAGTATCGTCTAATAACAGTCAACGTCGGCGTGAACATGAGGAAGAATTACTTGATATTTTAAGAGATCGCTATTAA
- a CDS encoding PASTA domain-containing protein — translation MNQEDYEKQQEMEKLLENDRNQRINQVEQLQNQNILEQERLNNEKLRYQEELLREQNTLQFEKEMDDRIFQLRMTLAQTSDTLSRNALQALLNEEEAKRDRYYAEKEARRKAAELAEQEKVVKEQELAKKPDKGKGKKSNKKKKSSTNTLATIVLGILTLVAVIILVTVYKSYKQKYATESTSSTSTTTVHKGSVTSTTSDTKKQSNTRSKQASSSQKVSSKSSSKIKNSVSASSSKKVTSSSSIGSRASKDSSGFKIKDYTGQDYKIAVKDLVNNYSISESQIKIEEISTSDYKEGLIISQSPSQGETFKVGGDDKIVFKVAVESTVAMPNLTGYTYSEAIAALTALGVSSSHITVYQADPNSSTGYVQVSSRLQQQLSLLRHHIMVIH, via the coding sequence ATGAATCAAGAAGATTATGAAAAACAACAGGAAATGGAGAAATTGCTTGAAAATGATCGTAATCAGAGGATTAATCAAGTTGAGCAACTCCAGAATCAAAATATTTTGGAACAAGAACGTTTAAATAACGAAAAATTACGTTATCAAGAAGAGTTACTTCGCGAACAGAACACACTTCAGTTTGAGAAAGAAATGGATGACCGTATTTTTCAACTGCGTATGACTTTAGCGCAAACTTCAGATACTCTTAGCCGCAATGCTCTTCAAGCTCTCTTAAACGAAGAAGAAGCTAAACGTGATCGCTATTATGCCGAAAAGGAAGCACGTAGAAAAGCTGCTGAGCTAGCTGAGCAAGAAAAGGTGGTTAAAGAACAAGAGTTAGCTAAGAAACCAGACAAAGGTAAGGGAAAAAAGTCTAATAAGAAGAAAAAGAGTAGTACCAATACCCTAGCGACGATAGTTCTAGGAATATTGACATTAGTAGCTGTTATTATTTTAGTAACGGTTTATAAAAGTTATAAACAAAAATATGCTACCGAATCAACATCATCTACCAGTACGACTACCGTTCACAAAGGTTCGGTAACTTCAACAACTAGTGATACCAAAAAACAATCGAATACTAGAAGTAAGCAAGCTAGTTCTTCTCAGAAAGTATCATCTAAGTCATCTAGTAAAATAAAAAATTCTGTTTCAGCAAGTTCTTCGAAAAAAGTAACGTCATCGTCATCGATTGGAAGTCGTGCCTCCAAAGATTCATCAGGATTTAAGATAAAAGATTATACAGGGCAAGATTATAAAATAGCTGTTAAAGATTTAGTCAATAATTACAGTATTTCAGAATCGCAAATTAAAATTGAAGAGATTTCAACATCAGATTATAAAGAAGGTTTGATTATCAGTCAATCACCAAGCCAAGGTGAGACCTTTAAAGTAGGTGGTGATGACAAAATTGTTTTTAAAGTAGCCGTAGAAAGCACAGTAGCAATGCCAAATCTGACAGGCTATACTTATTCAGAAGCTATTGCTGCCTTGACGGCTCTAGGTGTGTCAAGTTCACATATTACGGTTTATCAAGCCGACCCAAATTCTTCTACGGGTTATGTACAAGTAAGCTCACGTCTTCAACAGCAACTGTCACTGCTCAGACACCATATTATGGTAATACACTAA
- a CDS encoding deoxycytidylate deaminase, which yields MTDRLSWQDYFMANAELISKRSTCDRAFVGAVLVKDNRIIATGYNGGVSETDNCNEVGHKMEDGHCIRTVHAEMNALIQCAKEGISTKGTEIYVTHFPCINCTKALLQAGIKKITYKTAYRMHPFAIELMEQKGVEYVQHDVPEVKLGMDESED from the coding sequence ATGACTGATAGACTTTCTTGGCAAGATTATTTTATGGCAAACGCGGAGCTGATTTCCAAGCGTTCGACTTGTGATCGTGCTTTTGTTGGTGCTGTTTTGGTGAAAGATAATCGCATCATCGCAACTGGTTACAACGGTGGTGTGTCAGAAACTGACAATTGTAATGAAGTTGGGCATAAAATGGAGGACGGACATTGTATCCGCACCGTTCATGCTGAAATGAATGCGCTCATTCAGTGTGCTAAGGAAGGCATTTCAACCAAAGGTACAGAAATTTACGTCACACATTTTCCTTGTATCAACTGTACCAAGGCGCTGCTTCAAGCGGGAATTAAAAAAATTACTTATAAGACTGCTTATCGCATGCATCCATTTGCTATCGAATTAATGGAACAAAAAGGCGTTGAATATGTTCAACATGACGTTCCAGAAGTTAAATTGGGAATGGATGAATCGGAAGATTAG
- the rpsR gene encoding 30S ribosomal protein S18, whose translation MAQQRRGGFKRRKKVDYIAANKIEYVDYKDTELLSRFVSERGKILPRRVTGTSAKNQRKVTTAIKRARVMALMPFVNED comes from the coding sequence ATGGCTCAACAACGTCGTGGCGGATTCAAACGCCGTAAAAAAGTTGATTACATCGCAGCTAACAAAATTGAATATGTTGATTACAAAGATACTGAGCTTCTTAGCCGTTTCGTTTCAGAACGTGGTAAAATTCTTCCACGTCGCGTAACTGGAACTTCAGCTAAAAACCAACGTAAAGTAACAACAGCTATCAAACGCGCTCGCGTTATGGCTCTTATGCCATTCGTAAACGAAGACTAA
- a CDS encoding single-stranded DNA-binding protein has protein sequence MINNVVLVGRMTRDAELRYTPSNQAVATFTLAVNRNFKNQNGEREADFINCVIWRQQAENLSNWAKKGTLIGVTGRIQTRNYENQQGQRVYVTEIVADNFQILESRATREGQSGGSYNGGFNNNNSSFGGSSNDGGFSSQSSQSQTPNFGRDESPFGNSNPMDISDDDLPF, from the coding sequence ATGATTAATAATGTAGTACTTGTCGGTCGTATGACTCGCGATGCAGAACTCCGTTACACACCATCTAATCAAGCTGTTGCCACATTTACACTTGCTGTAAATCGCAACTTTAAAAATCAAAATGGTGAACGTGAAGCTGATTTTATTAACTGTGTGATTTGGCGCCAACAGGCAGAAAATCTGTCTAACTGGGCTAAAAAAGGCACATTGATTGGTGTTACAGGTCGTATCCAGACTCGTAATTATGAAAATCAACAAGGTCAACGTGTTTACGTAACAGAGATTGTTGCAGATAATTTCCAAATCTTGGAAAGCCGTGCTACACGTGAAGGTCAATCAGGTGGTTCATATAACGGTGGATTCAACAATAACAATTCATCATTTGGTGGCTCATCAAACGATGGTGGTTTCTCATCGCAATCTTCACAATCACAAACACCTAACTTTGGTCGTGATGAAAGCCCATTTGGCAATTCAAATCCAATGGACATTTCAGATGACGATCTTCCATTCTAA
- a CDS encoding magnesium transporter CorA family protein, with product MEQMFLSTALEFKEINTFEPGAWINLVNPSQEESVKLSEQFNIDITDLRAPLDLEETSRIAVEDDYTLIIVDVPTYEERNNKSYYVTIPLGIIVTDNAVITTCLQELTLFDNFFNRRVKNFYTFMKTRFVFQLLYRNAELFLTALRSIDRQSDRIEAELENATRNEQLIDMMELEKSIVYLKASLKFNERIVKKLSSSTSSLKKYIEDEDLLEDTLIETQQAIEMAGIYENVLNAMTETTASIINNNQNTIMKTLALMTMALDIPTVIFSAYGMNFQNNWLPLNGLPHAFWYIVFIAAAMSAFVVIYFFRKKWF from the coding sequence ATGGAACAAATGTTTCTATCAACAGCGTTAGAATTTAAAGAAATCAATACATTCGAGCCCGGCGCTTGGATTAATTTGGTCAACCCCTCCCAGGAAGAATCTGTCAAATTATCTGAGCAATTCAATATTGATATTACAGACCTTCGTGCGCCACTCGACCTTGAAGAAACATCACGTATTGCCGTTGAAGATGATTATACATTGATTATCGTCGATGTGCCAACCTACGAAGAACGTAATAACAAAAGTTACTATGTCACTATTCCGCTCGGTATTATCGTGACAGATAACGCTGTTATCACAACGTGTTTGCAAGAATTGACGCTTTTTGATAATTTTTTCAATCGTCGTGTGAAAAACTTTTACACATTCATGAAAACACGTTTTGTATTCCAATTGCTTTATCGTAATGCAGAGCTATTCCTAACAGCCCTTCGTTCTATCGACCGTCAAAGCGACCGAATCGAAGCTGAATTGGAAAACGCCACACGTAATGAGCAATTAATTGACATGATGGAGTTGGAAAAATCTATTGTCTATTTGAAAGCCTCATTGAAATTCAACGAACGTATCGTTAAAAAACTTTCGAGTAGTACCAGCTCTTTGAAAAAATATATCGAAGATGAAGATTTGCTTGAAGATACTCTGATTGAAACGCAACAGGCGATTGAGATGGCTGGCATTTATGAAAATGTCTTGAACGCCATGACAGAAACAACTGCTTCAATCATTAACAACAATCAGAATACCATCATGAAAACCTTGGCATTGATGACCATGGCTTTGGATATTCCAACCGTTATCTTCTCAGCTTATGGCATGAACTTCCAAAATAACTGGTTACCACTAAATGGTCTGCCACACGCCTTTTGGTACATTGTCTTTATCGCCGCTGCTATGAGCGCCTTCGTTGTTATCTATTTCTTTAGGAAGAAATGGTTTTAA
- a CDS encoding ATP-dependent protease, with amino-acid sequence MYWRSGQQYVQAQKMFETREEADNFRKGLEFATELYETNLPVSNKGEF; translated from the coding sequence ATGTATTGGCGTAGTGGTCAACAATATGTACAAGCACAGAAAATGTTTGAAACCCGCGAAGAAGCGGATAATTTTAGAAAAGGCTTAGAGTTTGCAACGGAGCTTTATGAAACGAATCTCCCTGTCTCTAATAAAGGTGAATTTTAA
- the rpsF gene encoding 30S ribosomal protein S6, producing MAKYEILYIIRPNIEEEAKNALVARFDSILTDNGATVVESKDWEKRRLAYEIQDFREGLYHVINVETEDATALNEFDRLSKINGDILRHMIVKLDA from the coding sequence ATGGCTAAATACGAAATTCTTTATATCATTCGTCCAAACATTGAAGAAGAAGCTAAAAACGCTTTGGTAGCACGCTTTGACTCTATCTTGACAGACAACGGTGCAACTGTTGTTGAATCAAAAGATTGGGAAAAACGTCGTCTTGCATACGAAATCCAAGATTTCCGTGAAGGACTTTACCACGTTATCAACGTTGAAACAGAAGATGCAACAGCTCTTAACGAGTTTGATCGTCTTTCAAAAATCAACGGTGACATTCTTCGTCACATGATCGTTAAACTTGACGCGTAA
- a CDS encoding helix-turn-helix domain-containing protein — translation MEEIQVHLDKMLKLRNITSKELAEKIGITEANLSILKTGKAKGVRFNTLMNICRELDCQPGDILKYRRD, via the coding sequence ATGGAAGAAATACAAGTACATTTAGATAAAATGCTTAAGTTGAGAAATATAACCTCCAAAGAATTGGCTGAAAAAATTGGGATAACTGAGGCGAATTTATCGATTTTAAAGACTGGAAAGGCAAAAGGTGTTAGGTTTAATACGTTGATGAATATTTGCCGCGAATTAGACTGTCAACCAGGAGATATTTTAAAATATAGGAGAGACTAA
- the uvrA gene encoding excinuclease ABC subunit UvrA has product MQDKLIIRGARAHNLKNVNVEIPRDKLVVVTGLSGSGKSSLAFDTIYAEGQRRYVESLSAYARMFLGNMEKPDVDSIEGLSPAISIDQKTTSKNPRSTVGTTTEINDYLRLLYARVGTPYCINGHGAITASSVEQIVDQVLELPERTRMQILAPVVRRKKGQHKTIFDRIQKDGYVRVRVDGEIFDISEVPELSKSKMHNIEIVVDRLINKDGIRSRLFDSVEAALRLADGYVIIDTMDGNELLFSEHYSCPVCGFTVPELEPRLFSFNAPFGSCPTCDGLGSKLEVDLDLVIPDRSKTLREGALAPWNPISSNYYPAMLEQAMTSFGIDMDTPFENLTEEEQNLVLYGSGEREFHFHYINDFGGERNIDLPFEGVVNNIDRRYHETNSDFTRNVMRGYMNELPCATCHGYRLNNQALCVRVGGENGLNIGQVSDLSVADHLELLTHLELSENEKTIATPIVKEIKDRLTFLNNVGLNYLTLSRSAGTLSGGESQRIRLATQIGSNLSGVLYILDEPSIGLHQRDNDRLISSLKKMRDLGNTLIVVEHDEDTMRQADWLIDVGPGAGDFGGQIVASGTPEDVAKNKKSITGQYLSGAKEIPVPLERRKGNGRVLRVKGASENNLQNIDVTFPLGKFIAVTGVSGSGKSTLVNSILKKAVAQKLNRNSAKPGKHKALEGIENIERLIDIDQSPIGRTPRSNPATYTGVFDDIRDLFAKTNEAKIRGYKKGRFSFNVKGGRCEACSGDGIIKIEMHFLPDVYVPCEVCHGTRYNSETLEVHYKDKNIAEILDMTVNDAVEFFAPIPKIARKLQTIKDVGLGYVTLGQPATTLSGGEAQRMKLASELHKRSTGKSLYILDEPTTGLHTDDIARLLKVLQRFVDDGNTVLVIEHNLDVIKTADHIIDLGPEGGVGGGQIVATGTPEEVAKVKESFTGQYLKDKLK; this is encoded by the coding sequence ATGCAAGATAAATTAATTATTCGTGGGGCACGTGCCCACAATTTAAAAAATGTCAATGTTGAAATTCCGCGGGATAAGTTGGTTGTTGTGACTGGTTTGTCTGGTTCAGGAAAGTCAAGTTTGGCATTTGATACGATTTACGCAGAAGGGCAACGTCGTTATGTAGAAAGTTTGTCAGCTTATGCGCGTATGTTTCTTGGTAATATGGAAAAACCAGATGTTGATTCGATTGAGGGTCTCAGCCCTGCTATTTCCATTGACCAAAAAACAACTAGTAAAAATCCTCGTTCTACGGTAGGGACAACGACAGAAATCAACGATTATCTGCGTCTTTTGTATGCTCGCGTGGGGACACCGTATTGTATCAATGGGCATGGTGCCATTACGGCATCATCTGTTGAGCAAATTGTTGACCAAGTTTTGGAATTGCCAGAACGGACGCGAATGCAGATTTTAGCGCCAGTTGTGCGTCGTAAAAAGGGACAACACAAGACGATTTTTGACCGTATTCAAAAAGATGGTTATGTGCGTGTGCGCGTGGATGGCGAGATTTTCGATATTTCAGAAGTTCCTGAGTTATCTAAGAGCAAAATGCACAATATCGAAATCGTTGTTGACCGTTTGATTAATAAAGACGGTATCCGTTCGCGCTTGTTTGATTCGGTGGAAGCTGCGCTTCGATTGGCTGATGGTTATGTGATTATTGATACTATGGATGGTAATGAATTGCTCTTTTCAGAGCATTATTCATGTCCTGTTTGTGGTTTTACCGTTCCCGAATTGGAACCACGTCTTTTTTCATTTAACGCACCGTTTGGTTCATGCCCAACCTGTGATGGCTTGGGAAGCAAATTGGAAGTCGATTTGGATTTGGTGATTCCTGACCGTAGTAAAACGCTTCGTGAAGGGGCTTTAGCACCGTGGAATCCAATCTCATCTAACTATTACCCAGCCATGCTAGAACAAGCCATGACTTCTTTTGGTATTGATATGGATACACCATTTGAAAATTTGACAGAAGAAGAACAAAACTTGGTCTTGTATGGCTCAGGTGAGCGTGAATTCCATTTCCACTATATCAATGACTTTGGTGGTGAACGTAATATCGACCTTCCGTTTGAGGGAGTCGTCAATAATATTGACCGCCGTTATCATGAAACAAATAGTGACTTTACACGTAATGTTATGCGTGGTTACATGAATGAATTGCCATGTGCAACTTGTCATGGTTATCGTTTAAATAATCAAGCACTTTGTGTTCGTGTTGGTGGCGAAAATGGCTTAAATATTGGGCAAGTGTCTGATTTGTCAGTTGCTGACCACTTGGAACTTTTAACTCACCTCGAACTCTCTGAAAATGAAAAGACGATTGCAACGCCGATTGTTAAGGAAATCAAAGACCGTCTGACCTTCTTAAATAATGTTGGCTTGAATTATTTGACCTTGTCGCGTTCTGCGGGGACTTTATCTGGTGGTGAAAGTCAGCGTATTCGCTTGGCAACGCAAATTGGTTCAAACCTATCAGGTGTCCTTTATATTTTGGATGAACCGTCGATTGGGCTTCATCAACGTGACAATGACCGTTTGATTTCAAGCTTGAAAAAAATGCGTGATTTGGGTAACACCTTGATTGTCGTTGAACACGATGAAGATACCATGCGCCAAGCTGATTGGCTCATTGATGTCGGACCAGGTGCAGGTGATTTTGGTGGGCAAATCGTTGCCTCTGGAACGCCAGAAGATGTTGCAAAAAATAAAAAATCAATTACAGGGCAGTATTTGTCTGGAGCGAAAGAAATTCCTGTGCCACTAGAACGTCGTAAAGGAAATGGGCGCGTGCTTCGTGTCAAAGGTGCTTCTGAAAATAACCTGCAAAATATTGATGTGACTTTCCCACTTGGTAAATTCATTGCGGTGACAGGTGTTTCGGGTTCTGGAAAATCAACCTTGGTTAACAGTATTTTGAAGAAAGCTGTTGCTCAAAAATTAAATCGCAATTCTGCCAAACCTGGTAAACACAAGGCACTTGAAGGTATTGAGAACATTGAACGCTTGATTGACATTGACCAAAGCCCAATCGGCCGTACTCCGCGTTCAAATCCTGCAACTTACACAGGTGTTTTTGATGATATTCGTGACCTTTTTGCTAAGACCAATGAAGCTAAGATTCGTGGTTACAAAAAAGGACGTTTCTCATTTAACGTCAAAGGTGGACGTTGCGAGGCTTGCTCTGGTGACGGAATTATCAAGATTGAAATGCACTTCTTGCCAGATGTTTACGTACCTTGCGAGGTTTGTCATGGCACACGTTATAATAGTGAAACGCTTGAAGTTCATTACAAAGACAAAAATATCGCTGAAATTCTTGATATGACAGTCAATGATGCGGTTGAATTCTTTGCACCAATCCCTAAAATCGCACGCAAATTGCAAACTATCAAAGACGTTGGACTTGGTTATGTTACTCTTGGACAACCAGCCACAACGTTGTCTGGTGGTGAAGCACAGCGTATGAAATTGGCGAGTGAACTTCACAAACGCTCAACTGGTAAGAGCCTTTATATCCTTGATGAACCAACGACAGGACTTCACACAGATGACATTGCTCGTCTGCTTAAAGTCCTTCAACGCTTCGTGGATGATGGAAACACCGTGCTTGTCATTGAACACAATCTTGATGTAATTAAGACAGCTGACCACATTATCGACCTTGGACCAGAAGGCGGTGTCGGTGGCGGACAAATCGTTGCCACAGGCACACCAGAAGAGGTCGCCAAAGTTAAAGAATCCTTCACAGGACAATATTTAAAAGACAAATTGAAATAA
- a CDS encoding TIM44-like domain-containing protein, whose translation MKNKGIILAILGILVLFFNLSQPVYAGVGNTESGGSVTTGGDGGSGSFDGSSGGFSSGFSSGSSSSSSTSTSSGDGDLFGAVFLLVMLYAFKKTGNDGKVEPENDEKAIEAIKLVHPDFDEYDFISYTKELYLELQNAWMDKDWERVRHLETESLFRQHNMQLQEYIDNHTTNHLDRVCVDRAIIKSFKMSDDHDVVKVILSSYMCDYIRNDDTGELIQGDPTEHLYTVYNMEFIYEEDDVSDSNPYQHWKLNTYEVVDEDEFYLKKTKFFSKG comes from the coding sequence ATGAAAAATAAGGGAATCATTCTTGCAATATTAGGGATTCTAGTTTTATTCTTTAATCTCTCTCAACCAGTTTATGCAGGGGTTGGCAATACTGAAAGTGGTGGTAGTGTCACGACTGGCGGTGACGGAGGTTCTGGCTCTTTTGATGGTTCTTCAGGCGGATTTTCGAGTGGTTTCTCCAGTGGTTCAAGTTCGAGCAGTAGCACGTCAACATCTAGTGGAGACGGTGATTTATTCGGTGCTGTATTTTTGCTTGTCATGCTCTACGCGTTTAAGAAAACAGGCAATGATGGGAAAGTAGAGCCTGAAAATGACGAAAAAGCCATTGAAGCTATCAAATTGGTTCATCCAGATTTTGACGAATACGATTTTATTTCATACACGAAAGAATTATATTTAGAATTGCAAAATGCGTGGATGGACAAAGATTGGGAACGCGTTCGGCATTTAGAAACAGAGAGCCTTTTCCGTCAGCATAATATGCAGTTGCAAGAGTACATTGATAATCACACAACCAATCATTTGGATAGAGTTTGTGTTGACCGAGCTATCATCAAATCGTTTAAGATGTCAGATGACCATGATGTGGTTAAAGTGATTTTGTCATCGTACATGTGTGATTACATCAGAAACGATGACACGGGCGAATTAATTCAAGGTGACCCAACAGAACACCTCTATACTGTTTACAATATGGAATTCATTTATGAAGAAGATGATGTTTCTGATTCAAATCCTTACCAACATTGGAAATTAAACACCTATGAAGTAGTGGACGAAGATGAATTTTATTTGAAAAAAACGAAATTTTTTAGCAAAGGATAA